The following coding sequences are from one Gossypium hirsutum isolate 1008001.06 chromosome A12, Gossypium_hirsutum_v2.1, whole genome shotgun sequence window:
- the LOC107931374 gene encoding protein TIFY 4B translates to MSPGETVSRSPLDKPLNQLTEDDISQVTREDCRRYLKEKGMRRPSWNKSQAIQQVISLKTLLETTSDSDAVEARKKLYPPCPEYPPCVVSDSNVLPKEITPNNGILVPVPESVPCPHSNPSKSDFSGDNSGRTVISGNDSVSPRIAGAPKESAGQMTIFYCGKVNVYDDMPGCKAEAILQLAASPVSFPHEILADQRTTPWSIPCHSQAASVKTTPCSQMVILPPQQTENCQFPREESNASLEDSLEGPTRRKASVQRYLEKKKDRFKNKRKLAMSSSPTLDIYLNQVGDQFSNEQLKQSEPYYSPQAEVQRMPLECSSIENVAKIPRLTTDGKDSFKI, encoded by the exons ATGTCTCCGGGAGAAACGGTCTCCCGGTCACCTCTAGACAAGCCTCTTAACCAGCTTACTGAGGATGACATTTCTCAGGTCACTCGCGAAGATTGCCGCCGTTACCTCAAAGAAAAAG GGATGCGGAGACCGTCTTGGAACAAATCGCAGGCGATTCAGCAGGTGATCTCGTTGAAAACTCTTCTAGAAACGACGTCTGATTCCGACGCCGTTGAAGCTCGGAAGAAACTTTACCCTCCCTGCCCGGAATATCCGCCTTGC GTCGTTTCTGATTCAAACGTTCTACCGAAGGAAATTACACCGAATAACGGGATCTTGGTTCCAGTTCCCGAATCCGTTCCTTGTCCCCATTCAAATCCCTCGAAATCCGATTTTTCCGGCGACAATTCTGGCCGAACGGTCATCTCTGGAAATGATTCTGTTTCTCCAAG AATTGCAGGCGCACCAAAAGAGTCAGCAGGACAGATGACAATCTTTTACTGTGGGAAAGTGAATGTCTATGATGATATGCCTGGTTGTAAG GCTGAAGCAATCTTGCAGCTTGCTGCAAGCCCAGTCTCATTTCCTCACGAAATTCTAGCTGATCAAAGGACCACACCATGGTCCATTCCATGCCATTCACAGGCTGCAAGTGTCAAAACAACCCCATGCTCACAAATGGTTATATTGCCACCTCAGCAAACAG AAAACTGTCAATTTCCTCGAGAAGAGAGCAATGCATCTCTTGAAGACAGCCTTG AAGGACCTACTCGCAGAAAAGCATCGGTGCAAAGATATCTTGAGAAGAAGAAAGACAG GTTTAAGAACAAGAGAAAGTTGGCAATGTCTTCATCTCCGACCTTAGACATCTACTTAAATCAAGTGGGAGATCAGTTTTCAAATGAGCAGTTGAAACAAAGTGAACCATATTATTCTCCCCAAGCAGA